The Myxococcales bacterium genome has a segment encoding these proteins:
- a CDS encoding ABC transporter ATP-binding protein — protein sequence MIETLCLTKRYGDKIALDELSLEVRAGEVMGFLGPNGSGKTTTIRLLMGLLRPTSGQARILGQDCHADAVALKRHVGYLPDEPFLYPYLTGLEFLEMVAGLHGFSGLRARQAARDFGERFVGAEVGQLCLTFSHGTKKRVALAAALMHDPRVLILDEPTNGLDPVAARQMKDLVASLARDGKTIFLSTHLLETAERLCHRVAIIRAGRLVVVDEPAALRRLHGAAGETSLEDVFLALTART from the coding sequence GTGATCGAAACCCTCTGCCTGACCAAACGCTACGGCGACAAGATCGCGCTCGACGAGCTCTCGTTGGAGGTCCGCGCGGGGGAGGTCATGGGGTTTTTGGGCCCGAATGGCTCGGGCAAGACCACCACGATCCGCTTGCTCATGGGCCTTCTGCGGCCCACGAGCGGTCAGGCGCGGATCTTGGGCCAGGATTGTCACGCCGATGCGGTGGCGCTCAAGCGGCACGTGGGTTATTTGCCGGATGAGCCGTTCCTTTACCCTTACCTCACCGGGCTCGAGTTTCTCGAGATGGTGGCAGGGCTGCACGGATTTTCGGGCCTCCGCGCGCGCCAAGCGGCGCGTGACTTTGGGGAACGCTTCGTGGGCGCCGAGGTGGGACAGTTGTGTTTGACGTTCTCGCACGGCACGAAAAAACGCGTGGCCTTGGCTGCCGCGCTGATGCACGACCCACGCGTGCTGATCCTCGACGAGCCCACCAATGGTCTCGACCCGGTGGCCGCACGCCAGATGAAGGATCTCGTGGCGTCGTTGGCCCGTGACGGCAAAACGATTTTTTTGTCCACGCACCTCTTGGAGACCGCCGAACGTCTCTGTCACCGCGTGGCGATCATCCGGGCGGGGCGGCTCGTGGTGGTGGACGAGCCGGCCGCGCTCCGGCGGCTGCATGGCGCCGCAGGTGAGACGTCGCTCGAGGACGTGTTCTTGGCGCTGACCGCGCGGACATGA
- a CDS encoding TIGR03960 family B12-binding radical SAM protein has protein sequence MPSTRHPYADFLADVAKPTRYIGGEYHAVVKDPGTVKARVCLAFPDVYDIGMSHLGTKILYSVLNKHPDIACERVFAPWVDLEAELRTRGLPLVTLESTEPLARFDVIGFSLQYELTYTNVLNILDLSGLPLRSSDRGDEAPLVIAGGPTATHPEPLAPFIDAFFIGEAEEKLPGLCLAFAELRAAGVPRRERLVRLAAAYPLYVPELYTTVVEPEVGFVVVGPPVEDRVPARPRRVWVDDINRFPFPDDSPLPYAEAIFDRMAVEIARGCTEGCRFCQAGMIYRPVRERDPVQVLDALVEGVRKGGYDETSLTCLSTADYSCVTPLVKAAMAKLRDEKVTLSVSSLRAYGLNDDLLGEMATMKAQGLTFAPEAGTQRMRDVITKNVTEDDITTSAHRVFARGYQRMKLYFMIGLPTEQDEDVQGIIETAARVREVGRQYLRAAQVTASVSTHVPKPHTPFQWVAMDTEIETARKQALLAETAKRLKVDLKVHENHQSHLEGIFSRGDRRVAEVLEAAFRLGCRFDGWEDQLRLELWDQAIEACMQRDPSLDVGRYLGTIPVTARLPWDHIDIALAPDFLLKEYRKALKDRLSPPCGKPFAQLLHHTNVAAAEGGLTKDKLVCYHCGVACDLGQMKEERLYFLRRMNAWTPPALASASAPVQEPSSLESLTPVKKASQPPTRFAQSLTQHRYRVRYTKTGRLVYLSHLDLVRHLPRTFRRAGLDLFYTAGFRPRPEISFGPALGLGVPSLGEVLDVSLTEPVPPQVVKQRLGQVSLEGVTVTDVVALSASDRGLGKVIRRASYACVVPTAAWVDEVVARFAQEGELACVREGKHGVGRRVDVRQTLRGVRAAEAGTRQTLAQILDGDVPAAFTFVVETRAEGHARPSEVAAALLGAERAAGLTLVRLALMGEGAAGQDVDVLDLAALTAAGGTEPEAAAPAEAVIEPPLA, from the coding sequence ATGCCCAGCACCCGCCACCCCTACGCCGACTTCCTGGCCGACGTGGCCAAGCCCACGCGCTACATCGGAGGCGAGTACCACGCGGTGGTGAAGGACCCGGGTACGGTCAAGGCCCGCGTCTGCCTGGCCTTTCCCGACGTCTACGACATCGGCATGTCTCACCTGGGCACGAAGATCCTGTACAGCGTGCTCAACAAACACCCCGACATCGCCTGCGAGCGGGTGTTCGCGCCCTGGGTCGATCTCGAAGCCGAGCTGCGCACGCGCGGGCTGCCGCTCGTCACGTTGGAGTCCACGGAGCCCCTCGCGCGCTTCGACGTCATCGGGTTTTCCCTGCAGTACGAGCTGACCTATACCAACGTGCTCAACATCCTGGATCTTTCGGGGTTGCCGTTGCGGTCGTCCGACCGGGGGGACGAGGCCCCCCTGGTGATCGCGGGCGGCCCCACGGCCACGCACCCTGAACCGCTGGCCCCCTTCATCGATGCGTTTTTCATCGGTGAGGCCGAGGAGAAGCTGCCCGGGCTCTGTTTGGCGTTCGCCGAGCTGCGCGCGGCGGGCGTGCCGCGCCGGGAGCGGTTGGTGCGCTTGGCGGCCGCGTACCCGCTCTATGTGCCCGAGCTTTACACGACGGTGGTCGAACCCGAGGTGGGCTTCGTGGTGGTGGGGCCGCCCGTGGAGGACCGGGTGCCTGCGCGCCCGCGCCGCGTGTGGGTGGACGACATCAACCGCTTTCCTTTTCCCGACGACAGCCCGCTGCCTTACGCCGAGGCCATCTTCGATCGCATGGCCGTGGAGATCGCGCGGGGGTGCACCGAAGGCTGTCGCTTTTGCCAGGCGGGCATGATCTATCGACCCGTGCGCGAGCGCGATCCCGTGCAGGTGCTCGACGCGCTCGTCGAGGGCGTGCGCAAAGGGGGCTATGACGAGACGTCGCTCACGTGCCTGTCGACGGCTGACTATTCGTGTGTGACGCCGCTCGTGAAGGCGGCCATGGCGAAGCTGCGCGACGAGAAGGTGACGCTGTCGGTGTCGTCGCTGCGGGCCTATGGCCTCAACGACGATCTCTTGGGTGAAATGGCCACGATGAAGGCGCAGGGGCTCACGTTTGCGCCCGAGGCCGGTACTCAGCGCATGCGCGACGTGATCACGAAGAACGTGACCGAAGACGACATTACGACCTCTGCCCACCGCGTGTTCGCGCGCGGGTATCAGCGCATGAAGCTTTACTTCATGATCGGCCTGCCCACCGAGCAGGACGAGGACGTGCAGGGCATCATCGAAACCGCGGCGCGGGTGCGGGAGGTGGGCCGCCAGTATCTGCGCGCGGCGCAGGTGACGGCTTCGGTCAGCACGCACGTGCCGAAGCCTCACACCCCGTTTCAGTGGGTGGCCATGGACACCGAGATCGAAACGGCGCGCAAGCAGGCCCTGCTTGCCGAGACGGCCAAGCGCTTGAAGGTGGACCTCAAGGTGCACGAGAATCACCAGTCTCACCTCGAGGGCATCTTCTCGCGCGGCGATCGCCGCGTGGCCGAGGTCCTCGAGGCCGCCTTTCGGTTGGGCTGTCGCTTCGATGGGTGGGAAGACCAGCTACGGCTCGAGCTATGGGACCAGGCGATCGAGGCCTGTATGCAGCGGGATCCGTCGTTGGACGTGGGGCGCTATCTCGGCACCATTCCGGTCACGGCGCGCCTGCCCTGGGATCACATCGACATCGCGTTGGCCCCGGACTTTCTGCTCAAAGAGTACCGAAAAGCCCTCAAGGATCGCCTCTCGCCCCCCTGTGGCAAGCCGTTCGCGCAGCTGCTTCACCACACGAACGTGGCCGCGGCCGAGGGTGGACTCACGAAGGACAAGCTGGTCTGTTACCACTGTGGCGTGGCCTGTGATTTGGGCCAGATGAAGGAGGAGAGACTCTATTTCCTGAGGCGGATGAACGCCTGGACGCCGCCCGCGCTGGCCTCGGCATCGGCGCCTGTGCAAGAGCCGTCGTCTCTCGAGAGCCTGACCCCCGTGAAGAAGGCGTCGCAGCCACCGACCCGTTTTGCGCAGTCACTCACGCAGCACCGCTACCGGGTGCGCTACACGAAGACCGGGAGACTCGTGTATCTGTCGCACCTCGACCTGGTCAGGCACCTGCCTCGCACGTTCCGCAGAGCGGGGCTCGATCTGTTTTACACGGCGGGCTTTCGTCCGCGTCCCGAGATCTCCTTCGGCCCGGCGTTGGGCCTGGGTGTGCCGTCGCTCGGTGAGGTGCTCGACGTGAGCCTCACCGAGCCGGTGCCGCCCCAGGTGGTGAAGCAGCGCTTGGGGCAGGTGAGTCTCGAAGGGGTGACCGTGACGGACGTGGTGGCGCTTTCGGCCTCCGATCGCGGTCTTGGCAAGGTGATCCGGAGGGCGTCTTACGCGTGCGTGGTGCCCACGGCGGCGTGGGTGGACGAGGTCGTGGCGCGCTTTGCGCAGGAGGGCGAGCTTGCCTGTGTGCGCGAAGGCAAACACGGGGTGGGCCGCCGGGTCGACGTGCGGCAGACCTTGCGCGGGGTGAGAGCCGCCGAGGCGGGGACGCGGCAGACGCTGGCCCAGATCCTGGACGGTGACGTGCCCGCGGCGTTCACCTTCGTGGTGGAGACGCGGGCCGAGGGGCACGCGCGGCCGAGCGAGGTGGCCGCGGCCTTGCTGGGCGCCGAGCGCGCGGCGGGGCTCACGCTCGTGCGTTTGGCGCTCATGGGGGAAGGCGCCGCGGGGCAGGACGTGGACGTGCTCGACCTCGCGGCGTTGACCGCGGCGGGGGGCACCGAGCCCGAAGCCGCGGCCCCGGCAGAGGCCGTGATAGAACCCCCCTTGGCGTGA